GGGTGGTGGTATTTACACCAAAGCTGCTGATGTTGGTGCTGACCTTGTTGGTAAGGTAGAAAAAGGAATTCCAGAAGATGATCCAAGGAACCCAGCAACAATTGCTGATAACGTGGGAGACAACGTCGGTGATATTGCTGGTATGGGTGCTGACCTTTTTGGTTCGGCAGCGGAAGCAACTTGTGCGGCTCTAGTCATAGGTGCAACAGCATCTGCTCTTGCTGACAATAACTCGGCTCTACTCTATCCACTTTTAATTTCTGCTATTGGAATTCCAGCTTCTCTTATCACTACTTTCTTTGCTCGTGTGAAAGAAGGTGGAAATGTAGAAAAAGCTCTCAAACTCCAACTTTGGATTTCTACGTTCATCGTAGCTGCAGCTCTTTATTTTGTAACTGACATCTTTATGATCGATAGTTTCCAAATCGGAGACAAAACCATCACCAAATGGAATGTTTACACTTCAGTCGCATTAGGTTTGTTTGCTGGTATGTTCATTGGTTGGATCACTGAGATTTATACTTCTCATTCTTACAAGCCTGTGCGCGAAGTGGCCGATGCTTGTGATACTGGTGCTGCGACGAACATCATCTACGGACTTGCTCTTGGTTACAAATCAACAGTAGTTCCAGTGATTTTACTTGTGATCGTAATTGTAATTTCTAATATACTTGCTGGTATGTATGGGATCGCAATCGCAGCTATTGGTATGATTTCTACCATTGCCATTGGTCTTACGATCGATGCTTACGGTCCAGTTTCTGACAACGCTGGTGGAATTGCTGAGATGGCGGAACTCGGAAAAGAAGTTCGTGACAGAACTGACAATTTGGATGCAGCGGGAAACACCACTGCGGCCGTTGGAAAAGGTTTTGCGATTGGTTCTGCGGCTTTAACTTCCCTTGCACTATTTGCTGCTTTTATCACAAGAACACAAAATGCTTCTAAAGAACTGGGAGAAGGTGCGATTGACCTCACTTCGATTGAACTTTTGGATCCTTTGGTTTTTGGAGGTCTTCTATTTGGTGCCATGCTTCCATTTATCTTTTCTGCGATGACTATGAAGTCTGTAGGAAAGGCTGCTCTTGATATGGTAAAAGAAGTTCGTCGCCAATTCAAAGAGATCCCTGGCCTTATGGAAGGAAAAGCGAAACCTGAGTATGCAAAATGTGTAGATATTTCTACTTCTGCTGCTCTTCGTGAGATGATTCCTCCTGGCCTTCTCGTTCTTCTTAGCCCAATTGTCGTTGGATACTTGTTTGGTGTGAAGTCTCTTGCTGGTCTTCTTGCTGGTGCCCTAGTTTCTGGTGTGGTTCTTGCGATCTCATCTGCTAACTCTGGTGGAGCATGGGACAACGCTAAAAAGTACATCGAAAAAACAGCTGGTGGAAAAGGTTCAGAAAAACACAAAGCTGCCGTTGTGGGTGATACAGTAGGCGATCCGTTCAAGGATACTTCTGGTCCTGCCATCAACATTCTCATCAAACTAATGGCGATCACATCACTTGTGTTTGCTGAGTTTTTTGTGACAAAAGGCGGAATCATTTTAAATTTCTTTAGATAAGAAATTGAATTTGAGAACACAAAAATTTTGTGGAGAATTTCTTTAGAAATTTTCCACAAACATTAGATTCGATTTTCCAAAATGGAAAATGAAATAGAGCCGGCGGAAACGTCGGCTTTTTTTATAGGGTTGTAAAACTGAAACTTGTGTTGGTGCCTAGAGTTAGCCCAAAGATCGACTGGATGTTTTGGTTTAGTGTGATGGTGTAAGTGGTTCCTGTTGTTAGCGCACTCGCCGGTGTTAGTGTAATGGTTCTGTTGGAAGCACCACCACTAAGACTTGGACAAGAAGGGGAACAACTAATATTGGTATTGAGTGAGGTGGACTCAATGGCTTGGGTCATCACGATGGTGATTGTGGGGTTTAAGGAAACACCTGTGGCTCCATTACTGGGGTTTGTTGATTCAATGGTAAAGTTGGCTGAGGTTTGCGTGACTAGTGGAAGCACGAGAACTCCCAATAGCGAAGGTTGTGGCTCAGGGAGACAGGCCAGGGAGGAAAAAACAAACAAGATTGAAATTTGAATTTTCTTCCACATTTTCATTGATTCTAGATTTAGTTTCGACTAATTTCCCTTGGTTATTGTGCATAGTTTTGCGTAAATCCCCAAGAAATTATAACTTTCTAGTTCAATAGACGTAATTTCTCTGATATTTCCATTCTTTTGTGACATTTCTACAGAAGCATCACCGAGGGCGAGAAGGCCAAGGTAGGATTTGGCACAAGAGGTTCCTTCTTTCGTTCCGGAGATGCCAGTCTCCATCATCCCAATCCTTTGGTCTTCGTATAAGAGGCCTTGGGTTCCAAAACCTGAGCTAGCGCACGTGAGTAAAAAAAAAGAACAAAAGAATGGAATTAGAACGTAGATCCTTTGCTCGATGGTTTTATTTTTTAAGTTCCTGGTCCAGAATTTTAGATAGTTTGTTTTGTAAGAGGATGATGTCGTCATATAGTTTTTCAATTTGTTCTTCTTTTTTTCGAATCTTGTCCGTTAGTGCATCCAATGATTTATTGGAAGTATTGTTTTTTTTGGAATGAAATTCTTTTAGTTTGGAATCTATCTCTTCGTAGATTAATCCGCTTTTTATTTTCTTTGCGAATTCTTTGAGTGAATCAATATTCTGTTTCATCGGCCTACGATGTGCAAACAAAGTTCTTGGAAAAAGAAATATTGGTTTTTGT
This genomic stretch from Leptospira meyeri harbors:
- a CDS encoding sodium-translocating pyrophosphatase; the protein is MNVELIIIVMALVSIVTAIFYAARVVRIQVGAGGGSEKETAKLKEISAAIAEGAMAFLLREYRVILLFISFMTVLIYLLLDNPKTEFNEGIYTAVAFVSGALISCLSGFIGMKIATAGNVRTAEAAKTSLSKAFRVAYDSGAVMGFGLIGLAVLGMIGLFLLFTGTNVGVAKHILMESLAGFGLGGSSVALFGRVGGGIYTKAADVGADLVGKVEKGIPEDDPRNPATIADNVGDNVGDIAGMGADLFGSAAEATCAALVIGATASALADNNSALLYPLLISAIGIPASLITTFFARVKEGGNVEKALKLQLWISTFIVAAALYFVTDIFMIDSFQIGDKTITKWNVYTSVALGLFAGMFIGWITEIYTSHSYKPVREVADACDTGAATNIIYGLALGYKSTVVPVILLVIVIVISNILAGMYGIAIAAIGMISTIAIGLTIDAYGPVSDNAGGIAEMAELGKEVRDRTDNLDAAGNTTAAVGKGFAIGSAALTSLALFAAFITRTQNASKELGEGAIDLTSIELLDPLVFGGLLFGAMLPFIFSAMTMKSVGKAALDMVKEVRRQFKEIPGLMEGKAKPEYAKCVDISTSAALREMIPPGLLVLLSPIVVGYLFGVKSLAGLLAGALVSGVVLAISSANSGGAWDNAKKYIEKTAGGKGSEKHKAAVVGDTVGDPFKDTSGPAINILIKLMAITSLVFAEFFVTKGGIILNFFR
- a CDS encoding TRL-like family protein, with translation MTTSSSYKTNYLKFWTRNLKNKTIEQRIYVLIPFFCSFFLLTCASSGFGTQGLLYEDQRIGMMETGISGTKEGTSCAKSYLGLLALGDASVEMSQKNGNIREITSIELESYNFLGIYAKLCTITKGN
- a CDS encoding Ig-like domain-containing protein → MLPLVTQTSANFTIESTNPSNGATGVSLNPTITIVMTQAIESTSLNTNISCSPSCPSLSGGASNRTITLTPASALTTGTTYTITLNQNIQSIFGLTLGTNTSFSFTTL